In a genomic window of Chaetodon trifascialis isolate fChaTrf1 chromosome 8, fChaTrf1.hap1, whole genome shotgun sequence:
- the slc26a10 gene encoding solute carrier family 26 member 10 — translation MSASVAVYRNIYTEDRFKQTYGSGDDTSGSSRLWEKLAGRCRCSRRACLHLLRERVPIFNWLPRYRLKKWLLGDTIAGLTVGILHIPQGMAFALLTSVAPIFGLYSSFFPVVLYMFFGTGRHVSTGTFAVVSLMTGSVVEQLVPTPLEMNSSSSEAAEFEAQRIGVASAVALLSGVIMLCMFGLQLGFLSTYLSEPIVKAFTSAAAFHVTISQLQSILGLRLPRHTGTFSLFKTLASVMENLPHTNMAELLISLVCLAVLVPVKEINMRYRQRLRTPIPVEILTVIIATGVAYASSLDSTYNIEIVGHIPAGFPRPRIPALHTFPDIAGDTVAITFVGYAVSVSLAMIYADKHGYSIHPNQELLAHGVSNTVSSFFTCFPSSATLATTNILESAGGHTQLSGLFTSLVVLIVLLLIGPLFYFLPKAVLACINVTSLRQMFLQFQDLPELWRISKIDFMVWVVTWLSVVVLNVDLGLAIGVVFSMMTVICRTQRAGCSVLGRASNTEIYRPLENHSKCYEVPGVKILTYNGPIYYGNRNFFREEMSRILGLTPEKISSWERARKALEKREREATVSTVERGIANTSFSSENEFFKSETSESDVQAVLIDCSSVIFVDVAGARLFTQMCTECQKVGVRVYLANCNESVLKILTSSGLMNYMNPQHIFVTVHDAVMYIQQQKEKPPENTTTVWV, via the exons ATGAGTGCTTCTGTGGCTGTGTACAGGAATATCTACACGGAGGACCGCTTCAAACAGACTTATGGCTCCGGTGATGACACCAGTGGAAGTTCGCGGCTCTGGGAGAAGCTCGCTGGGAGGTGCAGGTGTTCGAGGCGAGCCTGTCTTCACCTGTTGAGGGAGAGAGTGCCAATTTTCAACTGGTTGCCCAGATACAGACTGAAGAAATGGCTTTTAGGAGATACTATAGCAGGACTGACAGTTGGTATTCTTCACATTCCACAAG GCATGGCCTTTGCTTTACTCACATCTGTGGCACCAATATTTGGCCTGTACAGctcctttttccctgtggtCCTCTATATGTTTTTTGGCACAGGTCGCCACGTGTCCACAG GTACCTTTGCTGTGGTGAGTCTGATGACGGGCTCTGTGGTGGAGCAGCTGGTTCCCACTCCTCTGGAGATGAACTCAAGTTCGTCTGAAGCAGCTGAGTTTGAGGCCCAGAGGATTGGAGTGGCCTCAGCTGTGGCCCTCCTCTCAGGAGTCATTATG CTCTGCATGTTTGGTCTTCAGCTGGGCTTCCTCTCCACCTATCTGTCAGAGCCAATTGTTAAGGCTTTCACCAGTGCTGCTGCCTTCCATGTTACCATCTCGCAGCTGCAAAGCATACTGGGGCTGCGGCTTCCTCGCCACACTGGGACCTTCTCACTCTTCAAG ACTTTAGCATCAGTGATGGAGAACCTGCCTCACACCAACATGGCCGAGCTGCTGATCTCCTTGGTGTGTTTGGCAGTCCTGGTGCCAGTTAAGGAAATTAACATGCGTTACCGGCAGCGCCTGCGTACACCTATCCCTGTGGAGATCCTCACG GTGATTATTGCTACAGGGGTGGCCTATGCCTCCTCGCTGGACTCTACTTACAACATTGAGATAGTTGGACACATCCCAGCTGG ATTCCCAAGGCCCCGGATCCCTGCTTTGCACACTTTCCCTGACATCGCTGGAGACACAGTAGCCATAACATTTGTTGGTTACGCCGTGTCGGTCTCACTGGCAATGATCTATGCCGATAAACATGGCTATTCCATACATCCCAACCAG gaGCTGTTGGCCCATGGTGTCTCCAACACTGTGTCCTCTTTTTTCACCTGCTTCCCCAGCTCGGCCACTCTAGCCACCACTAATATACTGGAGAGtgctggaggacacacacag ctctctggcTTGTTCACCAGTCTGGTTGTTCTGATtgtcctgctgctgattggaccACTGTTCTACTTCCTACCCAag GCAGTACTGGCATGCATCAATGTTACCAGCCTCAGGCAGATGTTCTTGCAGTTCCAGGACTTACCTGAGCTGTGGAGAATCAGCAAGATTGACTTT ATGGTTTGGGTGGTTACCTGGCTGTCTGTAGTGGTACTTAACGTGGACCTTGGCCTAGCGATCGGGGTGGTTTTCTCTATGATGACCGTCATCTGCCGCACACAGAG GGCTGGCTGTTCAGTGCTTGGTCGTGCCAGCAACACAGAAATTTACAGGCCTCTGGAGAACCACAGCAAG TGCTATGAGGTGCCTGGAGTGAAGATCCTGACTTACAATGGGCCTATTTACTATGGCAACCGTAACTTCTTCAGGGAGGAGATGAGCAGGATTTTGGGCCTGACGCCAGAGAAGATCAGCAGCTGGGAGAGAGCAAGGAAAGCTCTGGAGAAACGGGAGAGAGAGGCCACCGTCAGCACTGTG GAAAGAGGCATCGCAAACACATCCTTCTCATCAGAAAATGAGTTCTTTAAATCTG AAACATCTGAGAGTGATGTTCAGGCCGTGTTAATCGATTGCAGCAGCGTGATATTTGTTGATGTCGCCGGAGCAAGACTCTTTACACAG atgtgTACTGAATGCCAAAAAGTTGGAGTTCGTGTATATTTGGCAAATTGCAATG AGAGTGTCCTAAAGATCCTCACATCAAGCGGTCTAATGAATTACATGAACCCTCAACATATTTTCGTCACTGTTCATGATGCCGTAATGTATATTCAACAGCAGAAG GAAAAACCTCCAGAGAACACCACGACTGTCTGGGTATGA
- the b4galnt1a gene encoding beta-1,4 N-acetylgalactosaminyltransferase 1a: protein MSTTYKKCLVLILVNGLLLLVVFHAWSPRTSSPVDIWQRQGRPVKTLLNAKIISGNQDIAYHIKEDVACRLAQNTCVCEADKETFHLPFSNLLFPHVWAHNLEVAFLESHPDPEGIKRRRAQEYTSFRRRSYSPADAFIVAEANSPLQYPTQGVEVRPLKTIIIPGLGVKEKTRSNHTVYLTASLGTFDVAATVDGVSIKGEGQRHMTLSSPLLSALNRQLQFVTYTNTMFHPRTADTVQFGTEGHQSFFTIKVGHGAMPKLYNSGYQTEYNISALVTIATKTFLRYDKLKDLIDSIRQYYPTVTIVIADDNEHPQPVTGPYIDHYIMPFRKGWFAGRNLAVSQVTTKYVLWADDDFIFTANTKLEKMVDILEKTTLDLVGGAVREVTGYTATYRHTISVEEGGEDGDCIHIRKGYHHVIEGFPNCVVADGVINFFMARTDKVQQGFDPRLARQGHLEFFLDTLGSLHIGSCSDIIVNHASKIKLPWSRTDSQKAYEKYRYSSSSSNIHNEIFYFKHRFKCMTSV from the exons ATGAGTACCACCTACAAGAAGTGTCTTGTACTGATTTTGGTCAATGGACTACTGCTGTTAGTCGTCTTTCATGCTTGGAGCCCAAGGACCAGCTCACCAGTTGACATATGGCAAAGACAGGGAAGACCAGTAAAGACACTCCTCAATGCAAAAATCATCAGTGGCAATCAGGACATTGCCTACCACATAAAGGAGGATGTAGCGTG TCGTTTGGCTCagaatacgtgtgtgtgtgaggctgatAAGGAGACCTTTCACCTGCCGTTCTCCAATTTGCTGTTCCCTCACGTTTGGGCCCACAACCTTGAGGTGGCTTTCTTAGAGTCCCATCCCGACCCTGAGGGCATAAAGCGTCGCAGAGCTCAGGAGTACACCAGCTTCCGTAGGAG GTCCTACAGTCCTGCAGATGCATTTATTGTAGCTGAGGCCAATAGTCCCCTTCAGTATCCTACCCAAGGTGTGGAGGTGCGACCCCTCAAAACGATCATCATTCCTG GTTTGGGTGTTAAGGAAAAAACAAGATCAAACCATACG gTATATTTGACAGCATCACTCGGGACTTTTGATGTTGCTGCTACAGTGGACGGGGTCTCTATCaaaggagagggacagaggcaCATGACACTGTCGAGTCCTCTTCTGTCAGCTCTAAACAGGCAGCTGCAGTTCGTCACCTATACAAACACTATGTTCCATCCCAGGACAGCGGATACAG TTCAGTTTGGGACTGAAGGTCACCAGTCTTTTTTCACCATTAAAGTTGGACATGGAGCCATGCCGAAACTTTACAACTCAGGATACCAAACAG AGTACAATATTAGTGCTCTTGTTACCATCGCCACAAAGACCTTTCTACGCTATGACAAACTGAAAGATCTCATCGACAGCATACGGCAGTATTATCCCACCGTCACCATAGTGATAGCAGACGATAATGAGCACCCTCAGCCAGTGACCGGGCCTTACATTGATCATTACATCATGCCATTTAGAAAG GGTTGGTTTGCAGGAAGGAACTTGGCAGTGTCTCAAGTGACCACCAAGTATGTGCTCTGGGCAGATGATGATTTCATCTTCACTGCCAACACCAAATTGGAGAAGATGGTGGACATCCTGGAGAAGACCACTCTGGATCTG GTTGGTGGTGCAGTGAGAGAAGTGACAGGTTACACTGCAACCTACCGTCACACCATTTCAGTGGAAGAAGGGGGAGAGGATGGCGACTGTATACATATCAGAAAGGGCTACCACCATGTCATCGAGGGATTTCCTAACTGTGTGGTAGCTGATGGCGTCATCAACTTCTTCATGGCGAGGACAGATAAGGTGCAGCAGGGCTTTGACCCCCGGCTGGCACGGCAGGGTCATCTGG AGTTCTTCCTGGACACTCTGGGTTCCCTCCACATTGGTTCCTGTAGTGACATCATAGTAAACCACGCATCAAAGATCAAACTCCCGTGGAGTAGAACAGACTCACAAAAGGCCTATGAGAAATACCGCTATTCTTCCAGTTCTAGTAACATTCATAACGAAATCTTCTACTTCAAGCACAGGTTCAAGTGCATGACCAGTGTGTAA